A stretch of the Sorangium aterium genome encodes the following:
- a CDS encoding serine/threonine-protein kinase: MSLPARDRGSSGEQEPLSRNAGAEVLPKLEKYELIEELGHGGMATVYRARDPRLRRDVAVKIIHKHLRENTEVGTRFVAEARAAAKLRHPGIVEVYDVSSEQDRERYLVVELLRGATLRKILGAHREMPAEIGAAVVLELCDALEHAHASGIIHRDVKPENVLVELPSDRDGESRRDGASVVIKLTDFGIAKILDAQGVTSTGQVLGSPAHMAPEQIEGGEVDARTDVFALGVLFYECLVGHLPFEGKNPAQVLRKVLEGLYPEAERERPTVGARWSRIVAGALAHDIVARSASPRALADQIRAELTALGIAEPRAELAAYFADPAGYAERHAARLVPRLVARAEAGRKRGDVPGAAADYNRALALAPNDLTILKRLSKLNASRNRKKLALRALLVALGSVALGLAAFTIARALRDPPVDAEALAAVEPTAAPPTPPIDALIPSPNVRAVAPSATELASAPRPRARHPLPQSPPSTAPTEDVPVVRDVVFQIVPSGAKLVLDGVEFSWFGANKVTPLKIGTHTVHISVPSSRCCKPYSGVISVVAPKPGVSAPQRIIHKLEILPSMVVLSGAPPSAQVACPQIGLIGYAGTPQAVTLNDVSWSGSCLFTPATPDAAARVGNVTLVAGEPNTVSWPSG, translated from the coding sequence ATGAGCCTGCCCGCCCGCGATAGGGGCTCGTCGGGCGAGCAGGAACCTCTCTCCAGGAACGCGGGCGCGGAAGTCCTCCCGAAGCTCGAGAAATACGAGCTGATCGAGGAGCTAGGCCACGGCGGGATGGCCACGGTCTACCGCGCCCGCGACCCGCGGCTCCGCCGCGATGTCGCCGTCAAGATCATCCACAAGCACCTCCGGGAGAACACGGAGGTCGGCACCCGCTTCGTCGCCGAGGCGCGCGCGGCGGCGAAGCTGCGCCACCCCGGCATCGTCGAGGTGTACGACGTCTCCAGCGAGCAGGACCGCGAGCGCTACCTCGTCGTCGAGCTGCTCCGCGGCGCCACGCTGCGCAAGATCCTGGGCGCCCACCGCGAGATGCCGGCCGAGATCGGCGCCGCGGTGGTGCTCGAGCTGTGCGACGCGCTGGAGCACGCGCACGCGTCGGGGATCATCCACCGCGACGTGAAGCCGGAGAACGTGCTCGTCGAGCTGCCCTCCGACCGCGACGGTGAAAGCCGCCGGGACGGCGCGAGCGTGGTGATCAAGCTCACCGACTTCGGTATCGCCAAGATCCTCGACGCCCAGGGCGTCACCTCGACGGGGCAGGTGCTCGGCTCTCCGGCGCACATGGCGCCGGAGCAGATCGAGGGCGGCGAGGTCGACGCGCGCACCGACGTGTTCGCGCTCGGGGTGCTCTTCTACGAGTGCCTCGTCGGGCACCTGCCGTTCGAGGGCAAGAACCCGGCGCAGGTGCTCCGCAAGGTGCTCGAGGGGCTCTACCCGGAGGCCGAGCGCGAGCGACCCACCGTGGGCGCGCGCTGGAGCCGCATCGTCGCGGGCGCCCTCGCGCACGACATCGTCGCCCGCTCGGCGAGCCCTCGCGCGCTCGCGGATCAGATCCGGGCCGAGCTCACGGCGCTCGGCATCGCGGAGCCGCGCGCCGAGCTCGCCGCCTACTTCGCCGACCCGGCAGGCTACGCCGAGCGGCACGCCGCGCGGCTCGTCCCGCGCCTCGTGGCGCGCGCGGAGGCCGGCCGCAAGCGCGGCGACGTGCCCGGCGCGGCCGCCGACTACAACCGGGCGCTGGCCCTCGCGCCGAACGACCTCACCATCCTCAAGCGGCTCTCGAAGCTGAACGCGAGCCGCAACCGGAAGAAGCTCGCGCTGCGCGCGCTGCTCGTCGCGCTCGGGTCGGTGGCGCTCGGCCTCGCCGCGTTCACGATCGCCCGCGCGCTCCGCGACCCGCCGGTGGACGCGGAAGCGCTCGCAGCGGTCGAGCCGACGGCGGCGCCGCCGACGCCGCCCATCGACGCCCTCATCCCGTCGCCGAACGTGCGCGCGGTCGCGCCGAGCGCCACGGAGCTCGCGAGCGCGCCGCGGCCCCGCGCGCGGCACCCGCTGCCGCAGAGCCCGCCCTCCACCGCGCCGACGGAAGACGTCCCGGTGGTGCGCGATGTCGTCTTCCAGATCGTCCCGAGCGGCGCCAAGCTGGTGCTCGATGGCGTCGAGTTCAGCTGGTTCGGCGCGAACAAGGTCACGCCCCTGAAGATCGGCACACACACCGTTCACATCAGCGTGCCCAGCTCGCGGTGCTGCAAGCCGTACTCGGGCGTCATCTCGGTCGTGGCGCCGAAGCCCGGCGTCTCCGCGCCGCAGCGGATCATCCACAAGCTGGAGATCCTGCCCAGCATGGTCGTCCTGAGCGGCGCGCCGCCGAGCGCGCAGGTCGCGTGCCCGCAGATCGGCCTGATCGGCTACGCGGGCACCCCGCAGGCCGTGACCTTGAACGACGTGTCCTGGAGCGGGAGCTGCCTCTTCACGCCTGCTACGCCGGATGCAGCGGCGCGCGTCGGCAACGTGACGCTGGTGGCCGGCGAGCCGAACACCGTTTCCTGGCCGTCCGGCTGA
- the pyk gene encoding pyruvate kinase has translation MLVRRAKIVCTIGPSCDSQTTLEQLIRAGMDVARLNFSHGSHEDHGKAIATVRAAAEACGKPVAILQDLCGPKIRAGRFPGNTFEVTDGATVWLTEANRDSPVATPGEIPILYEGLASDLQPGDVVLIDDGRVVVTVTKVEGDRVQAGVTQGGRLRDRVGVHLPARRVRISALTEKDKADLSFGLAQGVDYVALSFVRNADEVRHVRDICEAWGRPTPIVSKIETPGAIDNLEAIILASDGVMVARGDLGVEFNPERVPIIQREILGLARVHQKPVIVATEMLQSMVTATRPTRAEASDVATAVFDGTDAVMLSQETATGAHPPLVVRMMARIVTEAEQSSFYRYLSSEQPGQRANVPEATARAACDIAKDIGAKLIVAFTESGLTARYASKARPVVPIVAFSPNDTTRRRLALLWGVVPFPVDALRNSDEMVERATGYLLANGLVSPGDKLVTIFGAPVGVSGSTNTIRVKVVE, from the coding sequence GTGCTCGTACGCAGAGCGAAAATCGTCTGTACCATTGGCCCTTCGTGTGACTCTCAAACGACGCTGGAGCAGCTCATCCGCGCCGGTATGGATGTCGCTCGACTCAACTTCTCTCACGGCTCGCATGAGGATCATGGCAAAGCAATCGCCACGGTCCGTGCGGCTGCGGAGGCATGCGGGAAGCCTGTGGCTATCCTGCAAGACCTCTGCGGCCCGAAGATCCGAGCCGGTCGCTTCCCCGGCAACACCTTCGAGGTGACTGACGGGGCTACCGTTTGGCTGACCGAGGCGAACAGGGACAGCCCTGTCGCGACGCCCGGCGAGATCCCGATCCTCTACGAGGGGCTCGCGTCCGATCTGCAGCCGGGCGACGTCGTCCTAATCGACGACGGCCGCGTCGTCGTCACCGTGACCAAGGTCGAAGGGGACCGCGTCCAGGCCGGCGTGACGCAGGGCGGACGTCTGCGCGATCGCGTCGGCGTCCACCTGCCCGCCAGGCGTGTGCGCATCTCCGCGCTGACCGAGAAGGACAAGGCCGACCTCAGCTTTGGCCTTGCGCAGGGGGTCGACTACGTCGCCCTCTCGTTCGTCCGCAACGCGGACGAGGTCCGGCACGTCCGCGACATCTGCGAGGCCTGGGGTCGCCCGACGCCCATCGTCTCCAAGATCGAGACGCCAGGCGCCATCGACAACCTCGAGGCGATCATCCTCGCCTCGGACGGGGTGATGGTCGCGCGCGGCGATCTCGGCGTGGAGTTCAACCCGGAGCGGGTGCCGATCATCCAGCGCGAGATCCTCGGCCTCGCCCGCGTGCACCAGAAGCCGGTCATCGTCGCGACCGAGATGCTCCAGTCGATGGTGACCGCGACGCGCCCGACGCGCGCCGAGGCGAGCGACGTGGCCACGGCCGTCTTCGACGGCACCGACGCGGTCATGCTCTCTCAGGAGACCGCGACCGGCGCGCACCCGCCGCTCGTCGTGCGGATGATGGCCCGCATCGTGACGGAGGCCGAGCAGAGCTCGTTCTACCGTTACCTCTCGAGCGAGCAGCCCGGGCAGCGCGCCAACGTCCCCGAGGCGACCGCGCGCGCCGCCTGCGACATCGCGAAGGACATCGGCGCGAAGCTGATCGTCGCGTTCACCGAGAGCGGCCTCACCGCGCGGTACGCGTCGAAGGCGCGCCCCGTCGTGCCGATCGTGGCCTTCTCGCCGAACGATACGACGCGCCGGCGCCTCGCGCTGCTCTGGGGCGTGGTGCCGTTCCCCGTCGACGCGCTCCGGAACTCGGACGAGATGGTCGAGCGCGCCACCGGGTACCTGCTTGCGAACGGCCTCGTCTCGCCGGGCGACAAGCTCGTCACCATCTTCGGCGCTCCTGTCGGTGTCTCGGGGTCGACCAACACGATTCGGGTGAAGGTCGTTGAATGA
- the pnp gene encoding polyribonucleotide nucleotidyltransferase, with product MFVRESVMVGGRALTLETGRLAKQAHGAVLVTYGDTMVLVTAVSQDERPGLDFFPLTCEFVEKTYAAGKIPGGFFKREARQREEEILSSRLMDRPLRPLFPEGFKRDTQIIATVLSSDKQNKADVLALTGASAALHISDIPWHGPVVGVRVGRLDGEFVAYPTVADIERCDIDLVVACSRDAIVMVEGGAAEATETEIIDALMFAHETAQPVLDLIEKMRAAVGKSKREFVAPALPEEIKRRVAQIVDEDLKAATKVTDKKARYDGYSSLKKKLTETLNAELGAEKLLPLQGLVKAEFEERKAHVVRTYVIEEGKRIDGRDGRSIRPIMCEVGLLPRVHGSALFQRGETQAIVTTTLGTSTDEQKIDGLMGETWKRFYLHYNFPPFSTGETKPLRGPGRREIGHGALAERALSRMIPAPDQFPYTIRIVSETLESNGSSSMAAVCGGCLSLMDAGVPIKSPVAGIAMGLIMEGQRYAVLSDILGDEDHLGDMDFKVCGTSRGVTAIQMDIKIAGLSRQILAQALDQAREGRLHILGKMLETLPTTRPELSQYAPRITTVRVKPDQIRLIIGPGGKTIKGIVDQTGVAIDVEDDGTVNVASADSDAVKRALDIIKGLTAEPEVGATYKGTVKRITDFGAFVEILPNTDGLLHISEMAHTRVERVEDVVKEGDSLDVKVLSVDREGKIRLSRRELLPLPEGEEGDRARERMAQARDAGPPPRRDGPGGRGGDRGGDRGSRPGMERDRGGPPRERRERRS from the coding sequence ATGTTCGTTCGTGAATCCGTCATGGTGGGCGGCCGTGCCCTCACCCTCGAGACCGGCCGCCTCGCCAAGCAGGCCCACGGGGCCGTGCTCGTCACCTACGGCGATACCATGGTGCTCGTGACCGCCGTCTCTCAGGACGAGCGGCCGGGCCTCGACTTCTTCCCCCTCACCTGTGAGTTCGTCGAGAAGACCTACGCCGCCGGAAAGATCCCCGGCGGCTTCTTCAAACGCGAGGCGCGCCAGCGCGAGGAGGAGATCCTCTCGAGCCGCCTCATGGATCGCCCGCTCCGCCCCCTCTTCCCGGAGGGCTTCAAGCGGGACACGCAGATCATCGCGACCGTCCTCTCCAGCGACAAGCAGAACAAGGCGGACGTCCTCGCCCTGACGGGGGCGAGCGCCGCGCTGCACATCTCGGACATCCCCTGGCACGGGCCGGTCGTGGGCGTGCGCGTGGGCCGGCTCGACGGCGAGTTCGTGGCGTACCCCACGGTCGCCGACATCGAGCGCTGCGACATCGACCTCGTCGTCGCCTGCTCGCGCGACGCGATCGTGATGGTCGAGGGCGGCGCGGCCGAGGCGACCGAGACGGAGATCATCGACGCGCTGATGTTCGCGCACGAGACCGCGCAGCCGGTCCTCGATCTGATCGAGAAGATGCGCGCCGCGGTGGGCAAATCGAAGCGCGAGTTCGTCGCGCCGGCGCTGCCGGAGGAGATCAAGCGGCGCGTCGCCCAGATCGTCGACGAGGACCTGAAGGCCGCGACGAAGGTGACCGACAAGAAGGCGCGCTACGATGGGTACAGCTCGCTCAAGAAGAAGCTGACCGAGACGCTGAACGCCGAGCTCGGCGCCGAGAAGCTCCTCCCCCTCCAGGGGCTCGTGAAGGCGGAGTTCGAGGAGCGCAAGGCGCACGTCGTCCGCACCTACGTGATCGAGGAGGGCAAGCGCATCGACGGTCGCGACGGCAGGAGCATCCGGCCGATCATGTGCGAGGTCGGCCTGCTCCCGCGCGTGCACGGCAGCGCCCTGTTCCAGCGCGGCGAGACGCAGGCGATCGTCACGACGACGCTCGGCACCTCGACCGACGAGCAGAAGATCGACGGCCTGATGGGGGAGACGTGGAAGCGCTTCTACCTCCACTACAACTTCCCCCCCTTCTCGACCGGCGAGACGAAGCCGCTCCGCGGCCCCGGCAGGCGCGAGATCGGCCACGGCGCGCTCGCCGAGCGCGCGCTCTCCCGGATGATCCCGGCGCCGGATCAGTTCCCGTACACGATCCGCATCGTGTCGGAGACGCTCGAGTCGAACGGCTCGTCGTCGATGGCGGCCGTCTGCGGCGGGTGCCTCTCGCTCATGGACGCGGGCGTGCCGATCAAGTCGCCCGTCGCTGGCATCGCGATGGGGCTCATCATGGAGGGCCAGCGCTACGCGGTGCTCTCGGACATCCTCGGCGACGAGGATCACCTCGGCGACATGGACTTCAAGGTCTGCGGCACCTCGCGCGGCGTGACCGCGATCCAGATGGACATCAAGATCGCGGGCCTGAGCCGGCAGATCCTGGCGCAGGCGCTGGATCAGGCGCGCGAGGGGCGGCTCCACATCCTGGGCAAGATGCTCGAGACGCTGCCGACCACGCGGCCCGAGCTCAGCCAGTACGCGCCGCGGATCACCACGGTGCGCGTGAAGCCCGACCAGATCCGGCTCATCATCGGCCCCGGCGGCAAGACCATCAAGGGCATCGTCGACCAGACCGGGGTCGCGATCGACGTCGAGGACGACGGCACGGTGAACGTCGCGTCGGCCGACTCCGACGCAGTGAAGAGGGCGCTCGACATCATCAAGGGCCTGACGGCCGAGCCCGAGGTCGGCGCGACCTACAAGGGGACGGTCAAGCGCATCACCGACTTCGGCGCCTTCGTCGAGATCCTCCCGAACACCGACGGCCTGCTGCACATCTCGGAGATGGCCCACACGCGCGTCGAGCGCGTCGAGGACGTCGTCAAGGAGGGAGATTCGCTCGACGTGAAGGTGCTGAGCGTCGATCGCGAGGGGAAGATCCGGCTGAGCCGGCGCGAGCTGCTCCCGCTCCCCGAAGGCGAAGAGGGCGATCGGGCGCGCGAGCGCATGGCGCAGGCGCGCGACGCCGGCCCGCCGCCGCGGCGCGATGGACCGGGCGGGCGAGGCGGCGATCGCGGCGGCGATCGCGGATCGCGGCCCGGCATGGAGCGCGATCGCGGCGGACCGCCGCGCGAGCGCCGAGAGCGCCGCTCCTAG
- the rpsO gene encoding 30S ribosomal protein S15 yields the protein MLHSVQKTDIIQKYAIHDGDTGSPEVQIALLSERINQLQEHFRTHQKDHHSRRGLLKLVSQRRRQLDYLKRVDIERYRGLISRLNLRK from the coding sequence ATGCTGCATTCTGTTCAGAAGACGGACATCATCCAGAAGTACGCGATCCACGACGGCGACACCGGGTCGCCGGAGGTCCAGATCGCCCTCCTCAGCGAGCGGATCAATCAGCTGCAGGAGCACTTCCGCACGCACCAGAAGGACCACCACTCCCGCCGCGGCCTGCTGAAGCTGGTGAGCCAGCGCCGCCGGCAGCTCGACTACCTGAAGCGCGTCGACATCGAGCGCTACCGCGGCCTCATCAGCCGCCTCAACCTCCGCAAGTAG
- a CDS encoding serine/threonine-protein kinase has protein sequence MTSLSSSATALSTPASDNSTPKVCPTCGVRYPAEFRVCPRDAATLDESEDDAVRDDLVGKTLNETYTVVRVVGEGGMGRVYEARHTRISSKRFAIKMLHPEFARQPQVISRFQREAEAAAAVQSPYVVTVFDVHRTAEGRPFLVNEFLEGKELADYLNEAGKMKTGPAVRIVRQICKALAAAHAKGVVHRDMKPENVFLTGDLAMPTAKVIDFGISKVDDAPGAALTQTGMIMGTPSYMAPEQARGERVDHRADIYAVGAILYCALTGSRPFDRNDPTATLTAVLTEDPPRPRSLEPSIPEPLEMIIQRAMAKEPGHRYQTMEELDAELALYDTSEAEPKELDAPGVPGPRVSMPSAPRVAPTMQLRQAQQVSMARPLILLLFALGLFWVAGSLVTLVTAIIRLSRGGQVTDNLTGLEAVLLASGIGFALITPALISASHVRKTVWNNSMKAVDLADNLRRPIVVGLCAYGFASLLVRVVEAVVLRRAAGVAWPMWDVVLFAVGAVGAAGAYLLLRSESR, from the coding sequence ATGACGAGCCTCTCCTCCTCCGCCACCGCGCTCTCGACCCCCGCGAGCGACAACTCGACCCCCAAGGTCTGCCCCACCTGCGGGGTCCGTTACCCGGCCGAGTTCAGGGTTTGCCCGCGCGACGCCGCGACGCTCGACGAGTCGGAGGACGACGCGGTCCGCGACGATCTCGTCGGCAAGACGCTCAACGAGACGTACACGGTCGTGCGCGTCGTCGGCGAGGGCGGCATGGGGCGCGTCTACGAGGCGCGCCACACGCGGATCTCCAGCAAGCGGTTCGCCATCAAGATGCTGCACCCGGAGTTCGCGCGGCAGCCTCAGGTGATCTCGCGCTTCCAGCGCGAGGCCGAGGCCGCGGCCGCGGTGCAGAGCCCGTACGTCGTCACCGTCTTCGACGTCCACCGCACCGCGGAGGGCCGTCCGTTCCTCGTGAACGAGTTCCTCGAAGGCAAGGAGCTCGCCGACTACCTCAACGAGGCCGGCAAGATGAAGACCGGCCCCGCCGTGCGCATCGTCCGGCAGATCTGCAAGGCGCTCGCAGCGGCCCACGCGAAGGGCGTGGTGCACCGCGACATGAAGCCGGAGAACGTGTTCCTCACCGGCGACCTCGCGATGCCGACCGCCAAGGTGATCGACTTCGGCATCTCCAAGGTCGACGACGCGCCGGGCGCCGCGCTCACGCAGACCGGCATGATCATGGGCACGCCCTCGTACATGGCGCCGGAGCAGGCCCGCGGCGAGCGCGTCGATCACCGGGCGGACATCTACGCCGTCGGCGCGATCCTCTACTGCGCCCTCACCGGCAGCCGCCCGTTCGACCGCAACGATCCGACCGCGACGCTCACCGCGGTGCTCACCGAGGACCCGCCCCGCCCGCGCTCGCTCGAGCCGAGCATCCCCGAGCCGCTCGAGATGATCATCCAGCGGGCCATGGCGAAGGAGCCCGGCCATCGGTACCAGACGATGGAGGAGCTCGACGCGGAGCTCGCGCTCTACGACACAAGCGAGGCCGAGCCCAAGGAGCTCGACGCCCCCGGCGTGCCCGGGCCGCGCGTGTCGATGCCGTCGGCGCCGCGCGTGGCGCCGACGATGCAGCTCCGCCAGGCGCAGCAGGTGAGCATGGCGAGGCCGCTCATCCTCCTGCTCTTCGCGCTCGGCCTGTTCTGGGTCGCCGGCAGCCTGGTCACGCTCGTCACCGCGATCATCCGCCTGTCGCGCGGCGGTCAGGTGACCGACAACCTGACGGGCCTCGAGGCCGTCCTGCTCGCGTCCGGGATCGGCTTCGCGCTGATCACCCCCGCGCTGATCAGCGCGAGCCACGTGCGCAAGACCGTCTGGAACAACAGCATGAAGGCGGTCGATCTGGCCGACAACCTGCGCCGGCCGATCGTGGTCGGCCTGTGCGCCTACGGCTTCGCGTCGCTGCTCGTGCGGGTGGTGGAGGCCGTCGTCCTCCGGCGCGCGGCCGGCGTCGCGTGGCCCATGTGGGACGTCGTGCTGTTCGCGGTCGGCGCGGTCGGCGCCGCCGGCGCGTACCTCTTGCTCCGCAGCGAGAGCCGGTAG
- the ruvX gene encoding Holliday junction resolvase RuvX: protein MAKAKARAAAIDLGKARVGVAVTDELGLYAHPRPLLDGRNRKALLEALAALARDEGITRFLVGLPLEMNGDEGPAARRAAAFAQALADAAGVEVELVDERLTTVEAARRLRDGGVSGRKSKERVDGAAAALLLQAWLDRRG, encoded by the coding sequence ATGGCGAAGGCGAAGGCACGCGCTGCGGCGATCGATCTTGGGAAGGCCCGCGTCGGCGTGGCCGTGACCGACGAGCTCGGGCTCTACGCGCACCCGCGGCCGCTGCTCGACGGGCGGAACCGGAAGGCGCTCCTGGAGGCCCTTGCGGCGCTCGCCCGGGACGAAGGCATCACCCGGTTCCTCGTGGGGCTGCCGCTCGAGATGAACGGGGACGAGGGGCCCGCCGCGCGGCGGGCGGCGGCCTTCGCGCAGGCGCTGGCCGACGCGGCCGGCGTCGAGGTGGAGCTCGTCGACGAGCGGCTGACGACGGTCGAGGCGGCCCGGCGGCTGCGCGACGGGGGCGTCTCGGGGCGAAAGAGCAAGGAGCGCGTCGACGGGGCGGCGGCGGCGCTGCTGCTCCAGGCGTGGCTGGACCGGCGGGGCTAG
- the hisS gene encoding histidine--tRNA ligase, translating into MNDILPEEVERWHKLEGAFRLHAELHGYAEVRTPLLEPTELFRHQMGETTDVVEKEMYSFERHGDHLTVRPEGTAGAARAYVEHAVHAKEPVTRWYYLGPMFRGERPAKGRYRQFYQAGCELFGDPGPLCDAETIDLVAGFLQRIGIGEFVVHVNSLGGAGTRDRYRDALLAHYTPRKDELSEDSQRRLAKNPLRILDSKDQRDHEVSRDAPSILDLLDDADRAHWDGVRRCLDVLGVNYVVDRSLVRGLDYYTRTLFEVKATAGDLGAQSTLAGGGRYDAMVAGLGGPSVPAIGFAMGMERLLTMMPGASPRRRPGCFLAPLGQSGADQALVLAKQLRALGVPVELDGRGGRLKAMLRRADSLGARLCVILGDSEIERGVLQIKDLVAHVQEEIPLEGAARVLADRALEASPGGQRGAR; encoded by the coding sequence ATGAACGACATCCTCCCCGAAGAGGTGGAGCGCTGGCACAAGCTCGAGGGGGCCTTCCGCCTCCACGCGGAGCTCCACGGCTATGCCGAGGTGCGCACGCCGCTGCTCGAGCCGACGGAGCTCTTCCGTCACCAGATGGGGGAGACGACGGACGTGGTCGAGAAGGAGATGTACTCCTTCGAACGCCACGGCGATCACCTCACCGTCCGCCCCGAGGGCACCGCGGGCGCCGCGCGCGCCTACGTCGAGCACGCGGTCCACGCGAAGGAGCCGGTCACCCGCTGGTACTACCTCGGCCCGATGTTCCGCGGGGAGCGGCCGGCGAAGGGGCGCTACCGCCAGTTCTACCAGGCCGGCTGCGAGCTCTTCGGCGATCCCGGGCCGCTCTGCGACGCCGAGACGATCGACCTCGTCGCCGGCTTCCTGCAGCGCATCGGCATCGGCGAGTTCGTCGTCCACGTGAACTCGCTCGGCGGCGCGGGCACGCGCGACCGCTACCGCGACGCGCTGCTCGCCCACTACACGCCGCGCAAGGACGAGCTCAGCGAGGACTCGCAGCGCCGCCTCGCGAAGAACCCCCTGCGCATCCTCGACTCGAAGGACCAGCGCGATCACGAGGTGTCGCGCGACGCGCCGTCGATCCTCGACCTGCTCGACGACGCGGACCGGGCGCACTGGGACGGCGTGCGCCGATGCCTCGACGTGCTCGGCGTGAACTACGTCGTCGATCGGTCGCTCGTTCGGGGGCTCGACTACTACACGCGCACGCTCTTCGAGGTGAAGGCGACCGCGGGCGATCTCGGCGCCCAGAGCACGCTCGCGGGCGGCGGCCGCTACGACGCCATGGTCGCGGGGCTCGGCGGGCCGAGCGTGCCCGCGATCGGCTTCGCGATGGGGATGGAGCGGCTGCTCACGATGATGCCCGGCGCCTCGCCCCGCCGGAGGCCCGGCTGCTTCCTCGCCCCGCTCGGCCAGAGCGGCGCGGATCAGGCGCTCGTGCTGGCGAAGCAGCTGCGCGCGCTCGGCGTCCCTGTCGAGCTCGACGGGCGCGGCGGGCGGCTCAAGGCGATGCTCCGGCGCGCGGACTCCCTCGGCGCGCGGCTCTGCGTGATCCTGGGCGACTCGGAGATCGAGCGCGGCGTGCTCCAGATCAAGGATCTGGTGGCGCACGTGCAGGAGGAGATCCCGCTGGAAGGTGCGGCGCGCGTGCTCGCGGATCGGGCCCTCGAGGCGTCGCCCGGCGGCCAGCGGGGAGCGCGTTGA
- a CDS encoding COMM domain-containing protein — protein sequence MSSSGAELRCLGGSPPPPELAVDLRRLLELPEGARQRLWEALGPSLGEPVPAAVERLLDAFCRRHEVASDALARVLKACRFLIREASKSDLDRAALAADIAALAPGQDAEEIQAVLLAGYDQARALVRREIVRGALLDHGKLLTGVAWRVDTIATASRGAKIAAPVVVLTLSYQEGDLRSRITLQATPETLSELQRLCAQILG from the coding sequence ATGAGCTCTAGCGGCGCCGAGCTCCGCTGCCTCGGCGGATCGCCGCCGCCCCCGGAGCTCGCCGTCGACCTGCGGCGGCTCCTGGAGCTGCCCGAGGGCGCGCGGCAGCGCCTCTGGGAGGCGCTCGGGCCGAGCCTCGGCGAGCCGGTGCCCGCCGCCGTGGAGCGGCTCCTCGACGCGTTCTGCCGCCGGCACGAGGTCGCGTCCGACGCGCTCGCGCGGGTGCTCAAGGCGTGCCGCTTCCTCATCCGCGAGGCGAGCAAGTCCGACCTCGATCGCGCCGCGCTCGCGGCCGACATCGCCGCGCTCGCGCCCGGCCAGGACGCCGAGGAGATCCAGGCCGTCCTGCTCGCCGGCTACGACCAGGCCAGGGCGCTCGTGCGGCGGGAGATCGTCCGCGGCGCGCTGCTCGATCACGGCAAGCTGCTCACCGGCGTCGCGTGGCGCGTCGACACGATCGCGACCGCGAGCCGCGGGGCGAAGATCGCCGCCCCCGTCGTCGTCCTCACGCTGAGCTACCAGGAGGGCGACCTCCGCTCCCGCATCACGCTCCAGGCGACCCCGGAGACGCTGAGCGAGCTCCAGCGGCTCTGCGCGCAGATCCTCGGCTGA